A window of the Miscanthus floridulus cultivar M001 chromosome 14, ASM1932011v1, whole genome shotgun sequence genome harbors these coding sequences:
- the LOC136504401 gene encoding uncharacterized protein — protein MADPRVAAFDLNIRLEEDDNDNLALDLNEPILESGNDNGFDLNLPLDEYEQDVEVPVEVHHRRKDMTEEVTRQVYQALLARSKNETLGKKDTRIVADQFGVHTRSVQRLWKQGILRVLSMESKHDFCNTSECFEGSHKS, from the exons ATGGCTGATCCTAGAGTTGCTGCCTTTGATCTGAACATTCGCTTAGAAGAAGATGACAACGACAATCTTGCCTTGGATCTCAACGAGCCAATATTGGAGTCCGGCAACGACAATG GATTTGATTTGAACTTGCCATTAGATGAATATG AACAAGATGTTGAGGTTCCCGTTGAAGTACACCATAGAAGGAAGGACATGACAGAAGAAGTCACAAGACAAGTGTACCAAGCATTGTTGGCTAGAAGCAAGAATGAGACACTAGGCAAGAAGGATACAAGAATTGTTGCTGATCAATTTGGAGTGCACACTCGGTCAGTTCAGCGCTTATGGAAGCAAG GCATTCTTAGAGTACTCTCCATGGAAAGCAAACACGATTTTTGTAACACTTCAGAGTGTTTTGAGGGAAGCCATAAAAGTTAA